The Streptomyces nigra genome includes the window ATCTCGGGTGCCGTCGCCGTGCTGGTCGCGCTCGCCGACCGGGGGTTCGTCATCGCGCTGTGGGTCCTCGGCATCGTGCTCGCCGTGCAGCAGCTGGAGGGGCATGTGCTGACCCCGATGATCCAGAGCCGCACGGTCCAGATGCACCCGGCCTTCGTCATGGTGACGATCACCGCGGGCGCGTCCGTGGCCGGCATCCTCGGGATGCTGCTCGCCGTGCCCCTGACGGCCGCCGCCACCGGCGTCGCCCATGAACTGAGAGAGCGTTACGCCCGCCCCGACCCGCCCGGCGCCACGGCCGTGCCGGAGCCGTCGCCGCCGCCGGACTCGTAGAGCTCGAACCAGATGGTCTTGCCCTCGCCCAGGGGGTCGACGCCCCAGGCGTGCGCCAGCAGCTCGATCAGGACCAGTCCCCGCCCGGACGACGCCAGCTCTCCGGGCCGGCGCATGTGCGGCAGATCGTCGCTGGGGTCGGACACCTCGATCCGCAGCCGGCGCTCCCCCGTCCCGCCCCGCACCTCGGCGCGGAGCAGGGCGTCCGCGTCGGTGTGCACCAGGACGTTCGTCAGCGTCTCGGAGAGCAGCAGGACCGCCGAGTCGACCTGGTCGGGCACCGCCCAGTCGTGCAGCAGCTCCCGCAGCTGCTGACGCGCCACGGCCACGCGCTCCGGCTCCGCCTGCGCCACCGACATCATCGTGCGGCGGACCGAGGGCCGTCCGGGGGCCCGGGTGCCGGACGGGCCGTCCCCCTGCCGGCGCAGCAGCAGGACCGCGATGTCGTCCTCGCGCCGGTCGGCGAGCGGGCCGGGGGTGTGATGGGAGGACGGGCCGTGGACGGCCTGGACGAGCGCGTCGGCGAGGGACTCCAGATCGCCGTCGTGGCCCTCCAGGACCGTACGGATCCGGCGCCAGCCGGTGCCCAGGTCGTGGCCGCCGGTCTCGATCAGGCCGTCCGTGCAGATCAGCATGGTCTCGCCGGGTTCAAGGGCGAGCGTGGTCGTGGGGTAGTCGGCGTCCGGGTCGATGCCCAGGGGCAGCCCGCCGGCCGTCGAGCGGTTCAGCACCGTGCCGTCGGCCATCCGGATGGCCGGGTCCGGGTGACCGGCGCGGGCGACCTCCAGCACCCCGGTCACCGGATCGACCTCCACATACAGACAGGTCGCGAAGCGCAGTGCGGCAGGGTCCTCCTCGGCGGTGCCGAACGTCATGCCGTGCAGGAAGCGGGAGGCGCGGGAGAGCACGGCGTCGGGGCGATGGCCCTCGGAGGCGTAGGCGCGCAGTGCGATCCGCAGCTGGCCCATCAGCCCGGCGGCCCGTACGTCGTGGCCCTGCACATCGCCGATGACCAGGGCGAAGCGGCCGGCGCCGGAGGACGGGCCCCCGGGCAGCGGGATCATGTCGTACCAGTCGCCCCCGACCTGGAGCCCGCCACCGGTCGGGACATAGCGTGCGGCGACCGCCATCCCCGGTATCTCGGGGCCCAGCCGGGGCAGCATCGACCGCTGGAGGCCGTCCGTCAGCTCCCGCGCGGTCTCGGCGGCCTCGGCCCGGGAGAGGGCCTGGGCGAGCATGCGGGCCACCGTCGTCAGCACCGAGCGCTCGTCCGGGGTGAACGCGACCGGATAGGCGAACGCGGCCATCCAGGCGCCCATCGTGCGGCCCGCCACGACCAGCGGCAGGAACGCCCAGGACCGCCGGTGGAAGCGGGCGGCCATCGGCCAGGTCGCCGGATAGCGCTCCTTGTACTGCTCGGGGGAGGACAGATAGACCGCGCGGCCGGTGCGGATGACCTCGGAGGCCGGGTAGTCCGACTCCAGGGTCAGCCCCTTGAAGGGGTCCTCGTCGCCGGGCTCGTAGCCGTGGTGGCCGATGACCGTCAGCCGGTCGCCCGTCACGCCGAACACCGCGAGTCCGTCCGGGGAGAAGCCCGGCATGGCCAGGCCCGCGGCGACCCGCAGCACCTCCGACGTCGAGCGTGCCTCGGCCAGCGCCCGGCCCGCGTCCAGCAGGAACGCCTCCCGTGAGCGCCGCCAGTCACCGGTGACGGCGGTGCGCTCCGAGGAGGTGCCCGGCGCCGGTTCGGTGACCTCCTGGAGGGAGCCGGTCACCTCGAACGTGTGCTTCTCCTGGTCGAAGGCGGCGTGGAAGCGGCTGCGCCCGACCCGGACGACCCTCCCCCGGTCGTCCATGATCCGTACGCGCGCCTCCCCGAGCGTGCCCTCGGCCACGGCGAGCTGGATCACGGAGGTGATCTCGTTCCAGTCCACCGGATGCAGACGCGACCGGACCTGGGCCTGACTGAGCGTGCGGGGTTCGGCCGGCAGCCCGAGCAGCCGTGCCGCCTCCGCGTCGACCGTGACCAGCCCCGTCTCGGTGTCCCAGTGCCACAAACCGGTCGCGAGGACGGTGAGGACCTCCTCCACGGCGGGCAGGGCCTCACCAGTGCGCATGGCCCCACTCTAAGAAGAGCTGATCGCACACTGCCACCGAAGCCGTCGCGGTCCGGCGCTTCGGGGCGCGGGAAAACGGTGGGGAGGCGATCACGGGCTGCCCGGTAGGCTTGGGTGGAGTTTCACGTGAAACAAAGCCTCTCCTTCACGGGAACCACGCCCCCGATCCGCGAAGACTGGATGAACGACGATGCATCGGTACAGGTCCCACACCTGCGGCGAGCTCCGCTCCTCTGACGTCGGCACCGACGTCCGGCTGAGTGGCTGGCTGCACAATCGGCGCGACCTGGGCGGCATCCTCTTCATCGATCTGCGCGACCACTACGGCATCACGCAGCTCGTGGCCCGCCCCGGCACCCCCTCCTACGAGGCCCTGGACAAGGTCTCCAAGGAGTCCACGATCCGGATCGACGGCAAGGTCGTCTCCCGTGGCGCCGAGAACGTGAACCCCGACCTGCCCACGGGCGAGATCGAGGTCGAGGTCGGCGAGGTCGAGGTGCTCGGCGCCGCCGCCCCGCTGCCGTTCACGATCAACACCGAGGACGGGGTCAACGCGGAGCGGCGCCTGGAGTACCGCTTCCTGGACCTGCGCCGCGAGCGCATGCACAAGAACATCATGCTGCGGTCGTCGGTCATCGCCTCGATCCGCTCGAAGATGGTCGCCCTCGGCTTCAACGAGATGGCGACGCCGATCCTGTCCGCGACGTCCCCCGAGGGCGCCCGTGACTTCGTCGTCCCGTCCCGGCTGAACCCGGGCAAGTTCTACGCCCTGCCGCAGGCGCCGCAGCAGTTCAAGCAGCTGCTGATGATCTCGGGCTTCGACCGGTACTTCCAGATCGCGCCCTGCTTCCGTGACGAGGACGCCCGCGCCGACCGCTCGCCGGGCGAGTTCTACCAGCTCGACGTCGAGATGAGCTTCGTCGAGCAGGAGGACGTCTTCCAGCCGATCGAGAAGCTCATGACCGAGCTGTTCGAGGAGTTCGGCAACGGCCGCCACGTCACCTCGCCGTTCCCGCGCATCCCGTTCCGCGAGGCGATGCTCAAGTACGGCTCCGACAAGCCGGACCTGCGCGCCCAGCTCGAACTGGCCGACATCACGGACATCTTCGAGGGCTCGGAGTTCAAGGCGTTCGCGGGCAAGCACGTGCGCGCGCTGCCGGTGCCGGACGTCTCCGCCCAGCCCCGCAAGTTCTTCGACCAGCTCGGTGACTTCGCGGTCTCCCAGGGCGCCAAGGGCCTCGCCTGGGTGCGGGTCGGCGAGGACGGCGGGCTGACCGGCCCGATCGCCAAGTTCCTCACCGAGGAGAACGTCGCCGAGCTGACCAAGCGCCTCGCGCTGGCCCCCGGCCACGCGGTGTTCTTCGGCGCGGGCGAGTTCGACGAGGTCTCGAAGATCATGGGCGCGGTCCGCGTCGAGGCCGCCAAGCGCGCCGGCCACTTCGAGGAGAACGTCTTCCGCTTCTGCTGGATCGTCGACTTCCCGATGTACGAGAAGGACGAGGAGACCGGCAAGATCGACTTCTCGCACAACCCCTTCTCGATGCCGCAGGGCGGTCTTGAGGCCCTGGAGACCCAGGACCCGCTGGACATCCTGGGCTGGCAGTACGACATCGTCTGCAACGGCGTCGAGCTGTCCTCCGGCGCGATCCGGAACCACGAGCCGGAGATCATGCTCAAGGCGTTCGAGATCGCGGGCTACGACCGTGAGACGGTCGAGGAGAAGTTCGCCGGCATGCTGCGCGCGTTCCGCTTCGGCGCCCCGCCGCACGGCGGCATCGCCCCCGGCGTCGACCGCATCGTGATGCTGCTCGCCGACGAGCCGAACATCCGCGAGACGATCGCCTTCCCGCTCAACGGCAACGCCCAGGACCTGATGATGGGCGCGCCGACGGAGCTGGAGGAGGCCCGGCTGAAGGAGCTGCACCTGTCGGTGCGCAAGCCCCAGCCGAAGTAGTCGCGACGCACGAAAGGGCGGTGGCCCGGAACCGCGGGGTTCCGGGCCACCGCCCTTTCGCATGGCCGACCCGAGAAGGGTCAGGACACGAACTTGTAGCCCTTCCAGCCGGTCGCGATCTGCGTCCGTGAGCCGAACGAGCCCTTGCCGTCTCCGTTGTTGCGCCACAGGTAGCCGTTGCTGTCCCGGGAGACCAGGTCCGGCTTGCCGTCGTCGGTGATGTCGCCGACGCCGACCACGGTGTTGTAGGAGCCGCCCCAGTTGGAGAAGACCTTCACGCGGGCGGCGAAGGTGCCGTCGCCCTTGCCGTTGTAGCGCCACAGCGTGTTCGCCGAGTCCTGCACGAGCAGGTCCGCCTTGCCGTCGCCGGTGATGTCGCCGACGCCGACGATCTTCCGGTGGCTCTTCCAGTCGGAGTAGAGCGTGACCCGGGAGGAGAGCTTGCCGGTGCTGGTGCCCTTGAACAGA containing:
- a CDS encoding ATP-binding SpoIIE family protein phosphatase, translated to MRTGEALPAVEEVLTVLATGLWHWDTETGLVTVDAEAARLLGLPAEPRTLSQAQVRSRLHPVDWNEITSVIQLAVAEGTLGEARVRIMDDRGRVVRVGRSRFHAAFDQEKHTFEVTGSLQEVTEPAPGTSSERTAVTGDWRRSREAFLLDAGRALAEARSTSEVLRVAAGLAMPGFSPDGLAVFGVTGDRLTVIGHHGYEPGDEDPFKGLTLESDYPASEVIRTGRAVYLSSPEQYKERYPATWPMAARFHRRSWAFLPLVVAGRTMGAWMAAFAYPVAFTPDERSVLTTVARMLAQALSRAEAAETARELTDGLQRSMLPRLGPEIPGMAVAARYVPTGGGLQVGGDWYDMIPLPGGPSSGAGRFALVIGDVQGHDVRAAGLMGQLRIALRAYASEGHRPDAVLSRASRFLHGMTFGTAEEDPAALRFATCLYVEVDPVTGVLEVARAGHPDPAIRMADGTVLNRSTAGGLPLGIDPDADYPTTTLALEPGETMLICTDGLIETGGHDLGTGWRRIRTVLEGHDGDLESLADALVQAVHGPSSHHTPGPLADRREDDIAVLLLRRQGDGPSGTRAPGRPSVRRTMMSVAQAEPERVAVARQQLRELLHDWAVPDQVDSAVLLLSETLTNVLVHTDADALLRAEVRGGTGERRLRIEVSDPSDDLPHMRRPGELASSGRGLVLIELLAHAWGVDPLGEGKTIWFELYESGGGDGSGTAVAPGGSGRA
- the aspS gene encoding aspartate--tRNA ligase, whose protein sequence is MHRYRSHTCGELRSSDVGTDVRLSGWLHNRRDLGGILFIDLRDHYGITQLVARPGTPSYEALDKVSKESTIRIDGKVVSRGAENVNPDLPTGEIEVEVGEVEVLGAAAPLPFTINTEDGVNAERRLEYRFLDLRRERMHKNIMLRSSVIASIRSKMVALGFNEMATPILSATSPEGARDFVVPSRLNPGKFYALPQAPQQFKQLLMISGFDRYFQIAPCFRDEDARADRSPGEFYQLDVEMSFVEQEDVFQPIEKLMTELFEEFGNGRHVTSPFPRIPFREAMLKYGSDKPDLRAQLELADITDIFEGSEFKAFAGKHVRALPVPDVSAQPRKFFDQLGDFAVSQGAKGLAWVRVGEDGGLTGPIAKFLTEENVAELTKRLALAPGHAVFFGAGEFDEVSKIMGAVRVEAAKRAGHFEENVFRFCWIVDFPMYEKDEETGKIDFSHNPFSMPQGGLEALETQDPLDILGWQYDIVCNGVELSSGAIRNHEPEIMLKAFEIAGYDRETVEEKFAGMLRAFRFGAPPHGGIAPGVDRIVMLLADEPNIRETIAFPLNGNAQDLMMGAPTELEEARLKELHLSVRKPQPK